A single region of the Fusarium fujikuroi IMI 58289 draft genome, chromosome FFUJ_chr05 genome encodes:
- a CDS encoding probable alcohol dehydrogenase (FDH1): MSTVGKTITCKAAVAWEAGKPLSIEDIEVAPPKANEVRIQVYYTGVCHTDAYTLSGKDPEGAFPIVLGHEGAGIVESVGEGVTNVKPGDHVVALYTPECKECKFCKSGKTNLCGKIRATQGKGLMPDGTSRFKCKGKDLLHFMGTSTFSQYTVVADISVVAIEHDAPMDRTCLLGCGITTGYGAATITANVQEGDNVAVFGAGCVGLSVVQGAAARKAGKIIVVDVNPSKKAWGDKFGATHFVNPTELGDQSIQDKLIEMTDGGCDYTFDCTGNVGVMRAALEACHKGWGESIVIGVAAAGQEISTRPFQLVTGRVWRGCAFGGVKGRSQLNDLVADYKKGDLKVDEFITHRKTLGEINNAFETMKQGDCIRAVVDMQKLEPKI; the protein is encoded by the exons ATGTCTACCGTGGGCAAG ACCATCACCTGTAAGGCCGCCGTCGCCTGGGAGGCCGGCAAGCCTCTGTCCATTGAGGACATTGAAGTTGCTCCTCCCAAGGCCAACGAGGTCCGTATCCAGGTCTACTACACTGGTGTTTGCCACACAG ATGCCTACACTCTCTCCGGTAAGGACCCTGAGGGTGCTTTCCCCATTGTCCTCGGACACGAGGGTGCTGGTATTGTTGAGTCCGTTGGTGAGGGTGTCACCAACGTCAAGCCTGGTGACCACGTTGTTGCCCTTTA CACCCCCGAATGCAAGGAGTGCAAGTTCTGCAAGTCCGGAAAGACCAATCTCTGCGGCAAGATCCGAGCCACTCAGGGCAAGGGTCTGATGCCCGATGGTACCTCTCGATTCAAGtgcaagggcaaggatctGCTTCACTTCATGGGCACTTCCACCTTCTCTCAGTACACCGTCGTCGCCGACATCTCCGTAGTCGCCATCGAGCATGATGCTCCTATGGACCGAACCTGCCTGCTTGGCTGCGGTATCACCACTGGATATGGTGCTGCTACCATTACAGCCAACGTTCAGGAGGGTGACAACGTGGCCGTCTTCGGTGCCGGATGTGTCGGTCTTTCAGTCGTCCAGGGTGCCGCTGCCCGTAAAGCTGGCAAGAtcattgttgttgatgtcaaccCCTCCAAGAAGGCCTGGGGTGACAAGTTCGGTGCTACTCACTTCGTGAACCCCACCGAGCTCGGTGACCAATCCATCCAAGACAAGCTCATTGAGATGACTGACGGCGGTTGTGACTACACCTTCGACTGCACTGGCAACGTCGGTGTCATGCGTGCTGCCCTCGAGGCTTGTCACAAGGGTTGGGGTGAGAGCATTGTCATCGGTGTTGCTGCAGCCGGTCAGGAAATTTCCACTCGAC CATTCCAACTTGTTACCGGCCGAGTGTGGCGAGGATGCGCATTCGGTGGTGTTAAGGGCCGCTCTCAGCTGAACGACCTGGTCGCCGACTACAAGAAGGGCGATCTCAAGGTCGACGAGTTCATCACCCACCGCAAGACTCTCGGCGAGATCAACAACGCCTTCGAGACGATGAAGCAGGGTGACTGTATCCGTGCCGTCGTCGATATGCAAAAGCTTGAGCCTAAGATTTAA